In the Variovorax sp. S12S4 genome, one interval contains:
- a CDS encoding pirin family protein → MLEIRSANDRGLADFGWLNSRHTFSFGHYHDPEQEGFSDLLVINDDRVHPGRGFGTHPHRDMEIFSYVLDGALEHKDSMGTGSVIRPGDVQMMSAGTGVRHSEFNSSATDPLHFLQIWIVPNAKGVAPRYQQVHFAPEEKRGRLRLIVSPEGTDGSLAVHQDARVYAGLFDGDEAASLTLGPDRHAYVHVARGSVEVNGQRLGEGDGARVRGEERLDLARGQGAEVLVFDLRPKELPSF, encoded by the coding sequence ATGTTGGAAATTCGCAGCGCCAATGACCGCGGACTTGCAGACTTCGGCTGGCTCAACTCCCGCCACACCTTTTCTTTCGGCCACTACCACGACCCGGAACAAGAGGGCTTCTCGGACCTGCTGGTGATCAACGACGACCGCGTGCATCCCGGCCGCGGCTTCGGCACCCACCCGCACCGCGACATGGAAATCTTCTCGTACGTGCTCGACGGCGCGCTCGAGCACAAGGACTCGATGGGCACCGGCTCCGTCATCCGCCCCGGCGACGTGCAGATGATGAGCGCCGGTACCGGCGTGCGCCACAGCGAGTTCAATTCGTCCGCCACCGATCCGCTGCACTTCCTGCAGATCTGGATCGTGCCCAACGCCAAGGGCGTTGCACCGCGCTATCAGCAAGTGCACTTCGCGCCTGAGGAAAAGCGCGGCCGGCTGCGGCTGATCGTCTCGCCCGAAGGCACCGACGGCTCGCTTGCCGTGCACCAGGACGCCCGCGTCTACGCCGGCCTGTTCGACGGCGATGAAGCCGCCTCGCTCACGCTCGGCCCCGATCGCCATGCCTATGTGCATGTGGCGCGCGGCAGCGTGGAAGTCAACGGCCAGCGGCTGGGGGAGGGCGACGGTGCGCGGGTGCGCGGCGAAGAGCGGCTCGACCTGGCGCGCGGCCAGGGCGCAGAGGTGCTGGTGTTCGACCTGCGCCCGAAAGAGTTGCCTTCTTTCTGA
- a CDS encoding hydrolase gives MSIKATPTAGSKLLNPADHTLVMIDFQSQMAFATHSIDAVNLRNNAALVANAAAGFGVPTILTTVAEKSFSGPMFSEITDAFPGQKMLDRTSMNTWEDAAVIDRVNEIGKKRIVLSGLWTGVCIVGPALSAIDQGFEVFVIADACGDVSTEAHNRAMDRMVQAGAQPMTSLQYLLELQRDWARTDTYEMTTGIAKKFGGAYGLGVTYAKTMFGAHEG, from the coding sequence ATGTCCATCAAAGCCACCCCTACCGCCGGTTCCAAGCTGCTCAACCCCGCCGACCACACGCTGGTCATGATCGACTTCCAGTCGCAGATGGCATTTGCCACGCACTCGATCGATGCGGTCAACCTGCGCAACAACGCCGCCCTGGTCGCCAACGCGGCCGCCGGCTTCGGCGTGCCGACCATCCTCACGACCGTGGCCGAGAAGAGTTTCTCGGGCCCGATGTTCAGCGAGATCACCGATGCCTTCCCGGGCCAGAAAATGCTCGACCGCACCTCGATGAACACCTGGGAAGACGCCGCGGTGATCGACCGCGTGAACGAGATCGGCAAGAAGCGCATCGTGCTGTCGGGCCTGTGGACCGGCGTGTGCATCGTGGGCCCGGCGCTGTCGGCCATCGACCAGGGCTTTGAGGTGTTCGTGATTGCCGACGCTTGCGGCGATGTGTCCACCGAAGCGCACAACCGCGCCATGGATCGCATGGTGCAGGCCGGAGCGCAGCCGATGACCTCGCTGCAATACCTGCTCGAGCTGCAGCGCGACTGGGCCCGCACCGACACCTACGAGATGACCACCGGCATCGCGAAGAAGTTCGGCGGCGCCTACGGCCTGGGCGTGACCTACGCCAAGACCATGTTCGGCGCCCACGAAGGCTGA
- a CDS encoding XapX domain-containing protein, with protein sequence MKPYVLSLALGLLVGVIYALFQVRSPAPPVIALVGLLGILLGEQIPPLIKSVIKPDAVATSWLRHQVKPHVFGELPQCAKAEAGTAAGKKDA encoded by the coding sequence ATGAAGCCCTACGTCCTGTCGCTCGCGCTCGGCCTGCTGGTCGGTGTGATCTACGCACTGTTCCAGGTGCGCTCGCCGGCCCCGCCGGTCATTGCCCTCGTGGGGCTGCTCGGCATCTTGCTCGGCGAGCAGATCCCGCCGCTCATCAAGAGCGTGATCAAGCCTGATGCCGTGGCCACCTCGTGGCTGCGGCACCAGGTCAAGCCGCATGTGTTCGGCGAACTGCCGCAATGCGCCAAGGCCGAAGCCGGCACCGCAGCCGGAAAGAAGGACGCCTGA
- a CDS encoding amidohydrolase: MAGTTAPQLILHNGRFTTLDRANPVADAVAIADGRFTRVGRAQDILPLADGGTRVIDLQGRRVLPGLIDNHLHIIRGGLNFNLELRWDGVRSLADAMAMLKRQVAITPAPQWVRVVGGFTEHQFVEKRLPTIEELNAVAPDTPVFLLHLYDRALLNGAALRAVGYTRDTPAPPGGEIARDAAGNPTGLLLAKPNASILYATLAKGPKLPFEYQLNSTRHFMRELNRLGVTGAIDAGGGFQNFPEDYQVIQQLADAGQLTIRLAYNLFTQKPKQEKQDFLNWTATSKYKQGDDYFRHNGAGEMLVFSAADFEDFRQPRPDMAPEMEGELEEVVRVLVQNKWPWRMHATYDETIDRALDVFEKVNRDTPLAGLNWFFDHCETISEKSIDRIAALGGGIAVQHRMAYQGEYFVERYGAGAAEATPPVKRMLEKGVKVSAGTDATRVASYNPWVSLSWLVTGKTVGGMQLYPQRNCLDREAALRMWTENVTWFSNEVGKKGRIEAGMLADLMVPDRDFFACPESEIADTTALLTMVGGKVVYAAGPFQPHDEGAPPPAMPDWSPVRSFGGYAGWGDAEGAPLQKAMRRAAMACACANNCSVHGHQHATAWSSKLPIADLKSFWGALGCACWAV; this comes from the coding sequence ATGGCCGGCACCACCGCCCCCCAATTGATCCTGCACAACGGCCGCTTCACCACGCTGGACCGCGCCAACCCCGTGGCCGATGCCGTCGCCATTGCGGACGGCCGCTTTACCCGCGTAGGCCGCGCGCAAGACATCCTGCCGCTGGCGGACGGCGGCACCCGGGTCATCGACCTGCAGGGCAGGCGCGTGCTGCCGGGCCTCATCGACAACCACCTGCACATCATTCGCGGCGGGCTCAACTTCAACCTCGAGCTGCGCTGGGACGGCGTGCGCAGCCTGGCCGACGCCATGGCGATGCTGAAGCGTCAGGTCGCGATCACGCCGGCGCCGCAATGGGTGCGCGTGGTAGGCGGCTTCACCGAACACCAGTTCGTTGAAAAGCGCCTGCCGACCATCGAAGAGCTCAACGCCGTGGCACCCGACACGCCGGTGTTCCTCTTGCACCTGTACGACCGCGCGCTGCTCAACGGCGCGGCGCTGCGCGCGGTGGGCTACACCAGGGACACGCCGGCACCGCCCGGCGGAGAAATCGCGCGCGATGCAGCCGGCAACCCGACCGGGCTGTTGCTGGCCAAACCCAACGCGAGCATCCTCTACGCCACGCTGGCCAAGGGGCCGAAGCTGCCTTTCGAATACCAGCTCAATTCCACGCGCCACTTCATGCGCGAGCTCAACCGCCTTGGCGTGACCGGCGCCATCGACGCAGGCGGCGGCTTCCAGAATTTCCCAGAGGACTACCAGGTGATCCAGCAGTTGGCCGATGCCGGCCAGCTCACCATTCGCCTGGCCTACAACCTGTTCACGCAAAAGCCCAAGCAGGAGAAGCAGGACTTCCTCAACTGGACGGCCACCTCGAAATACAAGCAGGGCGACGACTACTTTCGCCACAACGGCGCGGGCGAAATGCTGGTGTTCTCGGCGGCCGACTTCGAAGACTTTCGCCAGCCGCGGCCCGACATGGCGCCCGAAATGGAGGGTGAGCTCGAAGAAGTGGTGCGCGTGCTGGTGCAGAACAAGTGGCCGTGGCGCATGCACGCCACCTACGACGAAACCATCGACCGTGCGCTCGACGTTTTCGAGAAGGTCAACCGCGACACCCCGCTCGCGGGCCTGAACTGGTTCTTCGACCATTGCGAGACCATCTCCGAAAAATCGATCGACCGCATCGCCGCGCTCGGCGGCGGCATTGCCGTGCAGCACCGCATGGCCTACCAGGGCGAATACTTCGTCGAGCGCTACGGGGCCGGTGCGGCCGAAGCCACGCCGCCGGTGAAGCGCATGCTCGAGAAGGGCGTGAAGGTGTCCGCGGGCACCGACGCCACGCGCGTTGCCTCGTACAACCCGTGGGTGTCGCTCTCGTGGCTGGTCACCGGCAAGACCGTGGGCGGCATGCAGCTCTACCCGCAGCGCAACTGCCTGGACCGCGAGGCGGCACTTCGCATGTGGACCGAGAATGTGACCTGGTTCTCGAACGAGGTCGGCAAGAAGGGCCGCATCGAAGCCGGCATGCTGGCCGACCTGATGGTGCCCGACCGCGACTTCTTCGCCTGTCCCGAGTCCGAGATTGCCGACACCACGGCGCTCCTGACCATGGTGGGCGGCAAGGTGGTGTATGCCGCGGGCCCGTTCCAGCCGCACGACGAGGGCGCGCCGCCGCCGGCCATGCCCGACTGGTCGCCTGTGCGCAGCTTCGGCGGCTATGCCGGCTGGGGCGATGCCGAGGGCGCGCCGCTGCAAAAGGCGATGCGCCGCGCGGCCATGGCCTGTGCCTGCGCCAACAACTGCAGCGTGCACGGCCACCAGCATGCAACCGCCTGGAGCAGCAAGCTGCCGATTGCCGACCTGAAGAGCTTCTGGGGTGCGTTGGGCTGCGCCTGCTGGGCGGTGTGA
- a CDS encoding DoxX family protein, whose amino-acid sequence MRWTTSPAVRWVALPLLCAAYLQGGINKAMDFNAAIAEMNHFGLSPAAPLAVAVIVLELGASALILTGFLRWLGALALGGFTLMATFVALRFWEMPQPERFMAANSFFEHLGLVGGFVLVAWLDLKERTHD is encoded by the coding sequence ATGCGCTGGACCACTTCACCCGCGGTGCGCTGGGTCGCCTTGCCGCTGCTCTGCGCGGCCTACCTGCAGGGCGGCATCAACAAGGCCATGGACTTCAACGCGGCCATCGCCGAGATGAACCACTTCGGCCTGTCGCCCGCCGCACCGCTGGCAGTGGCCGTCATCGTGCTGGAGCTGGGCGCCTCGGCGCTCATTCTCACGGGCTTCCTGCGCTGGCTCGGCGCGCTGGCGCTGGGCGGTTTCACGCTGATGGCGACCTTCGTCGCGCTGCGCTTCTGGGAAATGCCGCAGCCCGAGCGCTTCATGGCCGCCAATTCATTCTTCGAACACCTGGGCCTGGTCGGCGGCTTTGTGCTCGTGGCCTGGCTCGACCTGAAGGAGCGCACCCATGACTGA
- a CDS encoding MFS transporter, whose translation MTDSPKGAGASPPSAFAPLRQPVFAVLWAATVLGNIGSFMRDVASSWLVTDLSANPTAVALIQTAATLPIFLLAIPAGVLSDILDRRRFLIFVQLVLAAVSGTLLVLSHTGTLTVEYLIALTFVGGIGAALMGPTWQSIVPELVPRSDLKSAVALNSLGINIARSIGPAAGGLILASFGAAVTYGLDVLSYVFVIAALIWWKRPAAVDTGLSENFFGAFRAGIRYTRASKELHVVLLRAAVFFVFASSVWALLPLVARQMLGGTAGFYGVLLGAVGAGAIGGALLMPRLRARLDADGMLLLASLLSAAVMGGLVFAPPQWLAVVLLLLLGLGWIIALTTLNGVAQSILPNWVRGRGLAVYLTVFNGAMAAGSLGWGLVAQQIGVPYTLVAGAVGLVVAGLIFHRVRLPTGEADLQASNHWPEPLLAEPVAHDRGPVMVQVEYRIRKEDRPAFMEAMKRLSLERRRDGAYAWGVTEHTGDAERVMEWFLVESWAEHLRQHQRVSHADADLQNEAVRFHIGPGKPEVHHFLSL comes from the coding sequence ATGACTGATTCCCCCAAGGGCGCTGGCGCTTCGCCGCCCAGCGCCTTTGCGCCGCTGCGCCAGCCGGTGTTCGCGGTGCTGTGGGCGGCCACCGTGCTCGGCAACATCGGCAGCTTCATGCGCGACGTGGCGAGTTCGTGGCTGGTGACCGATCTCTCGGCCAACCCGACCGCGGTGGCGCTGATCCAGACCGCGGCCACGCTGCCGATCTTTCTGCTGGCGATTCCGGCGGGCGTGCTCTCCGACATCCTCGACCGGCGGCGCTTCCTGATCTTCGTGCAGCTGGTGCTCGCGGCCGTGAGCGGCACGCTGCTGGTGCTCTCCCACACCGGCACGCTCACCGTCGAATACCTGATCGCGCTGACTTTCGTCGGCGGCATCGGCGCGGCGCTCATGGGGCCGACCTGGCAATCGATCGTGCCCGAGCTGGTGCCCCGCAGCGACCTGAAGAGCGCGGTCGCGTTGAACTCGCTCGGCATCAACATCGCGCGCTCCATCGGCCCGGCGGCAGGCGGGCTCATTCTCGCGAGCTTCGGCGCCGCCGTGACCTACGGCCTGGACGTGCTGAGCTATGTGTTCGTCATTGCGGCGCTCATCTGGTGGAAGCGCCCCGCAGCCGTCGACACCGGGCTGTCCGAAAACTTCTTCGGCGCTTTCCGCGCCGGCATCCGCTACACGCGAGCGAGCAAAGAGCTGCATGTGGTGCTGTTGCGCGCGGCGGTGTTCTTTGTGTTCGCAAGCTCTGTGTGGGCGCTGCTGCCGCTCGTGGCGCGCCAGATGCTCGGCGGCACGGCGGGCTTCTATGGTGTGTTGCTCGGCGCCGTGGGCGCGGGCGCCATCGGCGGGGCGCTGCTGATGCCACGGCTGCGCGCGCGGCTCGATGCCGACGGCATGCTGCTGCTGGCTTCGCTGCTCAGCGCTGCCGTAATGGGCGGGCTGGTCTTTGCACCCCCGCAATGGCTCGCGGTGGTGCTGTTGTTGCTGCTGGGGCTGGGCTGGATCATCGCGCTCACCACGCTCAACGGCGTGGCGCAGTCCATCTTGCCCAACTGGGTGCGCGGCCGTGGGCTGGCGGTGTACCTCACGGTGTTCAACGGCGCAATGGCGGCCGGCAGCCTGGGCTGGGGCCTCGTCGCGCAGCAGATCGGCGTGCCTTACACGCTGGTGGCGGGCGCCGTGGGCCTGGTGGTTGCGGGCCTCATCTTCCACCGGGTGCGCCTGCCCACCGGCGAAGCCGACCTGCAAGCCTCGAACCACTGGCCCGAGCCGCTTTTGGCCGAACCCGTGGCGCATGACCGCGGGCCGGTGATGGTGCAGGTCGAGTACCGCATTCGCAAGGAAGACCGGCCTGCGTTCATGGAAGCGATGAAGCGCCTGTCGCTCGAACGCCGCCGCGACGGCGCCTATGCATGGGGCGTGACCGAGCACACCGGCGACGCGGAGCGCGTGATGGAGTGGTTTCTCGTCGAGTCCTGGGCCGAGCACCTGCGCCAGCACCAGCGCGTGTCGCATGCCGACGCCGACCTGCAGAACGAAGCGGTGCGCTTTCACATCGGACCCGGAAAGCCCGAGGTGCACCACTTTCTTTCCCTCTGA
- a CDS encoding alpha/beta fold hydrolase, whose amino-acid sequence MTTLTLRDGTELYYKDWGTGQPILFSHGWPLSADMWDAQMLFFAERGYRVIAFDRRGFGRSSQPWTGYDYDTFADDIAELIEKLDLNDVILAGFSMGGGDVTRYIARKGSARVAKLALISAVTPLFMKTEDHPVGPDASLFAGIRAGLAADRPQFLDDFSTLFYGTNRPGANVSQGVFKQTLQIALQASIKATIDCVTAFSETDFRPDMAKIDVPTLVIHGDDDQVVPIDATGRLAAKMIKGSQFKVYAGAPHATCTTHKDQVNADLLAFIQG is encoded by the coding sequence ATGACCACACTGACATTGCGCGACGGCACCGAGCTCTACTACAAGGACTGGGGCACGGGCCAGCCCATCCTCTTCAGCCACGGCTGGCCGCTCAGCGCCGACATGTGGGACGCGCAGATGCTGTTCTTCGCGGAACGCGGCTACCGCGTCATCGCGTTCGACCGCCGGGGTTTCGGCCGCTCGAGCCAACCCTGGACCGGCTATGACTACGACACCTTTGCCGACGACATCGCCGAGCTGATCGAAAAGCTCGACCTCAACGACGTGATCCTGGCGGGCTTCTCGATGGGCGGCGGCGACGTCACCCGCTACATCGCGCGCAAGGGCAGTGCGCGCGTGGCAAAGCTTGCGCTCATCAGCGCCGTGACGCCGCTGTTCATGAAGACCGAAGACCACCCCGTGGGCCCCGACGCATCGCTGTTCGCGGGCATTCGCGCCGGCCTGGCCGCCGACCGCCCGCAGTTTCTCGACGACTTCAGCACGCTCTTCTACGGCACCAACCGCCCGGGTGCCAACGTGTCGCAAGGCGTTTTCAAGCAGACGCTGCAGATCGCGCTGCAAGCCTCGATCAAGGCCACGATCGACTGCGTGACCGCGTTCTCCGAGACCGACTTCCGCCCCGACATGGCCAAGATCGACGTGCCCACGCTCGTGATCCACGGCGACGACGACCAGGTCGTGCCGATCGACGCCACCGGCAGGCTGGCAGCCAAGATGATCAAGGGCAGCCAGTTCAAGGTGTACGCCGGTGCGCCGCACGCCACCTGCACCACGCACAAGGACCAGGTCAACGCCGACCTGCTCGCGTTCATCCAGGGCTGA
- a CDS encoding helix-turn-helix transcriptional regulator: MAQPHLHHVETEPSARGVLLGISMRDGHSRRIVAGRHASCHDFDRGSIYIRGFSERYRADIRRPFDFVLLEISQASLDRAIEEKPGKRVGSLAHVAGVRDEVLLNLAEALAPALENPAGASMLFVEQLSVAMTSYLVETYGGAATSAPAPTGSCRARTRRAPEMLRSKFDGSISITEIADACGLSRSYFIHAFRETTGCTPHQWLIAQRLEHARALLMNAGASLADIAAACGFADQSHFSRVFSQHAGVPPGIWRRRMRVADTAPPRPGF; encoded by the coding sequence ATGGCCCAGCCTCACCTCCACCATGTGGAGACGGAGCCCAGCGCTCGCGGCGTGCTGCTCGGCATCTCGATGCGCGACGGCCACAGCCGGCGCATCGTGGCCGGGCGGCATGCCTCGTGCCACGACTTCGACAGGGGATCGATCTACATTCGCGGTTTTTCGGAACGCTATCGTGCCGACATCCGGCGCCCTTTCGATTTTGTGCTGCTCGAGATATCGCAGGCCAGCCTGGACCGGGCCATCGAGGAAAAGCCGGGCAAGCGCGTCGGCAGCCTTGCCCATGTGGCGGGCGTCCGGGACGAGGTGCTGCTCAACCTTGCCGAGGCCCTGGCGCCGGCGCTCGAGAACCCCGCCGGCGCGAGCATGTTGTTCGTCGAGCAGCTGAGTGTTGCCATGACGAGCTATCTCGTCGAAACCTACGGCGGCGCGGCAACGTCGGCCCCCGCACCAACCGGATCCTGTCGCGCTCGCACGAGGCGCGCGCCAGAAATGCTGCGCAGCAAATTCGACGGCAGCATTTCAATCACCGAGATCGCCGACGCATGCGGGCTGTCGCGCAGCTATTTCATTCATGCCTTTCGCGAGACCACCGGCTGCACGCCTCATCAATGGCTGATTGCGCAGCGGCTGGAGCACGCGCGCGCGCTCCTCATGAACGCCGGCGCTTCGCTGGCGGACATTGCCGCGGCCTGCGGCTTTGCCGATCAAAGCCACTTCTCCCGTGTCTTCTCGCAGCATGCCGGCGTGCCGCCAGGCATCTGGCGGCGCAGGATGCGGGTTGCAGACACAGCGCCGCCGCGGCCAGGCTTTTGA
- a CDS encoding transporter, whose translation MQAAALGELDVAEATEQRLRERQDADLALARSALQSAAQQLDGTRDRAGLLRERAQLVDTSFKAGETSLPELLRAANAAAQADAALARQQAALGLAHAQLQQALGLLP comes from the coding sequence TTGCAGGCGGCGGCGCTCGGCGAGCTCGACGTGGCCGAGGCCACCGAGCAGCGTTTGCGCGAGCGGCAAGACGCTGACCTGGCCCTGGCGCGAAGTGCGCTGCAGAGCGCCGCGCAGCAACTCGACGGCACTCGCGATCGCGCAGGGCTGCTTCGCGAGCGCGCCCAACTCGTCGACACGTCATTCAAGGCCGGCGAGACCTCGCTCCCCGAACTTCTGCGTGCCGCCAACGCGGCGGCGCAGGCCGATGCGGCACTCGCACGCCAGCAGGCCGCCCTGGGCCTTGCCCACGCCCAACTCCAACAAGCACTCGGACTTCTTCCATGA
- a CDS encoding efflux RND transporter periplasmic adaptor subunit: MTFSAPRWMTRNHRCAALGILVALHLAALGTASAAPGAHGPNGEHLDAPTGGSTSGLARLPDGSVQVPMLAQRRMAVRTVLANETEAHATVELSGRIVMDPNAGGRVQPAHGGRIMPGPAGLPVAGQAVQRGEVLAYVQHHAEPYALAAQQSQLAELRSNRELAAKRVQRLQSLEGTVPRKEIEAARAELESLTAREKSIGASLGSREALTAPVAGLIARADAVAGQIVEARDVLFEVIDPSRVLVEATTADPALPTRVGDAFLQGIPGVRLKLLGAARSLRDGVLPLTFRAQPEKAGTPMPLAVGQPVTVVASLNERIKGFVLPAQAVVRNSSNEPIVWIKSGAERYIPQPVQYRALDAATVIVTQGLGADNRVVVQGAPLIAQIR; this comes from the coding sequence ATGACTTTTTCAGCGCCGCGGTGGATGACGCGCAATCACCGGTGCGCAGCGCTCGGCATTCTTGTCGCCCTGCACCTCGCCGCCCTCGGCACCGCATCCGCCGCGCCAGGCGCCCACGGCCCCAACGGCGAGCACCTGGATGCGCCGACCGGCGGAAGCACCTCCGGCCTGGCCCGGCTGCCCGACGGCAGCGTGCAGGTGCCGATGCTGGCGCAACGGCGCATGGCCGTACGGACGGTGCTCGCGAACGAAACCGAGGCCCACGCGACCGTGGAGCTTTCCGGCCGCATCGTGATGGACCCGAATGCCGGCGGGCGCGTGCAGCCGGCGCACGGCGGGCGGATCATGCCGGGGCCGGCGGGACTGCCGGTGGCGGGGCAGGCCGTGCAGCGCGGCGAGGTGCTCGCCTATGTGCAGCACCATGCGGAGCCCTATGCACTTGCGGCGCAGCAGTCGCAATTGGCCGAGTTGCGAAGCAACCGGGAGCTGGCGGCAAAGCGTGTGCAGCGCCTGCAGTCGCTCGAAGGCACCGTGCCGCGCAAGGAGATCGAAGCCGCCCGGGCCGAGCTCGAGAGCCTCACGGCGCGGGAGAAAAGCATTGGTGCCAGCCTGGGCTCGCGGGAGGCACTGACGGCGCCTGTCGCCGGTCTCATCGCGCGTGCCGATGCGGTCGCCGGCCAGATCGTCGAAGCGCGCGACGTGCTGTTCGAAGTGATCGACCCCAGCCGTGTGCTGGTCGAGGCCACAACCGCCGACCCGGCATTGCCGACACGCGTCGGCGACGCCTTCTTGCAGGGCATTCCAGGTGTCAGGCTGAAGTTGCTCGGTGCTGCGCGGTCCTTGCGCGACGGCGTGCTGCCGCTGACCTTTCGCGCGCAGCCCGAGAAGGCGGGCACCCCGATGCCCCTCGCGGTCGGGCAGCCGGTCACGGTCGTCGCATCGCTCAACGAGCGCATCAAAGGGTTCGTCTTGCCCGCGCAGGCCGTCGTGCGCAACAGCTCGAACGAGCCGATCGTCTGGATCAAGTCCGGCGCCGAACGCTACATACCGCAGCCGGTGCAATACCGCGCGCTCGACGCCGCCACCGTGATCGTTACCCAGGGCCTGGGCGCCGACAACCGCGTGGTGGTGCAAGGCGCACCGCTCATTGCGCAGATCCGCTGA